A region of Sugiyamaella lignohabitans strain CBS 10342 chromosome A, complete sequence DNA encodes the following proteins:
- the STE6 gene encoding ATP-binding cassette alpha-factor transporter STE6 (Plasma membrane ATP-binding cassette (ABC) transporter; required for the export of a-factor, catalyzes ATP hydrolysis coupled to a-factor transport; contains 12 transmembrane domains and two ATP binding domains; expressed only in MATa cells; GO_component: GO:0005794 - Golgi apparatus [Evidence IDA] [PMID 8045256]; GO_component: GO:0016021 - integral component of membrane [Evidence IEA,IEA]; GO_component: GO:0016021 - integral component of membrane [Evidence ISM] [PMID 12192589]; GO_component: GO:0043332 - mating projection tip [Evidence IDA] [PMID 12374868]; GO_component: GO:0043332 - mating projection tip [Evidence IDA] [PMID 7679674]; GO_component: GO:0016020 - membrane [Evidence IEA,IEA]; GO_component: GO:0005886 - plasma membrane [Evidence IDA] [PMID 7679674]; GO_function: GO:0005524 - ATP binding [Evidence IEA,IEA]; GO_function: GO:0016887 - ATPase activity [Evidence IEA]; GO_function: GO:0042626 - ATPase activity, coupled to transmembrane movement of substances [Evidence IEA]; GO_function: GO:0016787 - hydrolase activity [Evidence IEA]; GO_function: GO:0017111 - nucleoside-triphosphatase activity [Evidence IEA]; GO_function: GO:0000166 - nucleotide binding [Evidence IEA,IEA]; GO_function: GO:0015440 - peptide-transporting ATPase activity [Evidence IDA,IMP] [PMID 11389139]; GO_function: GO:0015440 - peptide-transporting ATPase activity [Evidence IDA,IMP] [PMID 8626301]; GO_process: GO:0006200 - ATP catabolic process [Evidence IEA]; GO_process: GO:0008152 - metabolic process [Evidence IEA,IEA]; GO_process: GO:0000770 - peptide pheromone export [Evidence IMP] [PMID 2569166]; GO_process: GO:0019236 - response to pheromone [Evidence IEA]; GO_process: GO:0055085 - transmembrane transport [Evidence IEA]; GO_process: GO:0006810 - transport [Evidence IEA,IEA]): MAAEDEITSTASNELGSQENKAGKSWFGRKKKEKSDVTKKKTVEKETDPFQNYSEEDAKVLRDQVQLPTPSVSLRTLHRYANKKDVVILTIGYICSVISGAALPMFTLVFGNLTQEFSSFFTSTNADPNKFQAAINHNALYFLYLGIGIIVFSFLDTYIHVDRGEVLTARIRQQYLKAILRQNIAYFDKLGSGEVTTRITNNTNSIQEGISQKAGMIVSGLSTFIAALVIGFVRSWRLAVILLSVVAAISISMATGSVFIVKYSTKSSAAYGKGATVAEEAISSIRNTIAFGAQKRLVEKFDSHLRETMKFGIFKDRSLTALVAWLWSVIYFTYALAFWQGSRFIASGEMNVGSVVTVIMSMMIGAFQLGQIAPSLQAVTVALSSAKTVFEAIDRVPVIDSDSNEGDIIENIQGHIELKDVRFVYPSRPDVEVLHSLDLEVKPGQTVALVGMSGSGKSTIIGLLERFYQPLSGSVKIDGRDISELNLKWLRQQISLVSQEPTLFAVSIYENICYGLIGSPFENAPEEKKRELVVEACKFSNAWEFIQNLTDGLDTNVGDRGFLLSGGQKQRIAIARAIISNPKILLLDEATSALDTKSEGVVQEALDRASKDRTTIVIAHRLSTIKDADKIVVMSQGDVVEQGSHQELLSKQGVYYELVQAQSISMHIEHLDEPVAELLPIPVKQEPEPVVKDLDDIEISESLSSIPAVTEDSNVEVKRNVFQLIGLILRFNNDEKKFMILGAVAAMFTGFGYPSLSILFAKLTQALMVTPEHYGTMRHKVNVYTGYYFMVGVLMFCLYLVMVGCLSYSAQKLVRTIRLRVFRQYLRMDVEFFDRDENSAGSLTATLAKDAQAVEGFGGATLGQILQSFVTLFGGIIVSIAFNWRLGLVVTACVPVLVGCGFTTVYVMLQLQERAKKVYEKSSSYACESISAVRTVASLTREDGVWRTYADSVEGQVRRSRADIVRSSLLLALSQGLTPWVMGLGFWYGTTLLKTYSITSFQFYVSFSSVVFGAQAAGSIFSYAPDMGKARHATNNIFKILDVTPKIDTWSSDGETLDVDTVKGNVEFQNIYFRYPTRPHVPVLQGLNLKIGTGQYVALVGASGCGKSTTINLIERFYSPLSGRVLLDGHDISSLNINAYRNHIALVQQEPILYSGSIRENIMLGIMDGQNATEEDMYAAARKANIHDFIMSLPDGYETFAGAKGTLLSGGQKQRIAIARALIRNPKVLLLDEATSALDSESEKIVQQALDEAAKGRTTIAVAHRLSTIQKADIIYVFDEGKILESGSHQQLLANRSKYYELVQMQSLHQ; encoded by the coding sequence ATGGCTGCAGAGGATGAAATCACCTCCACGGCTTCAAATGAACTCGGCAGtcaagaaaacaaagcTGGAAAAAGTTGGTTCGgcagaaagaagaaagaaaagtcTGATGTAACTAAAAAGAAGACTGTAGAAAAGGAAACAGACCCGTTCCAGAATTATTCCGAGGAAGATGCAAAGGTATTGAGAGATCAGGTCCAATTGCCAACTCCTAGCGTTTCATTGAGAACATTGCATAGATATGCTAATAAAAAGGATGTCGTCATATTGACCATTGGTTATATATGTTCCGTCATATCAGGAGCAGCATTGCCCATGTTCACACTGGTATTCGGTAACTTGACGCAGGAGTTCAGTTCGTTCTTTACATCTACAAATGCTGATCCTAACAAGTTCCAAGCGGCCATTAATCATAATGCATTATATTTTCTATACTTGGGAATTGGAATCATTGTGTTCTCTTTTCTCGATACCTATATACATGTTGATAGAGGAGAGGTATTGACAGCACGGATTCGTCAGCAATATTTGAAAGCTATTCTACGACAAAACATTGCATACTTTGACAAACTAGGATCGGGCGAAGTTACTACTCGTATCACAAACAATACCAATTCGATCCAAGAGGGAATCTCCCAAAAGGCTGGCATGATTGTGAGTGGTCTATCCACTTTTATTGCTGCTTTAGTTATTGGATTTGTGAGATCATGGAGATTGGCGGTTATTCTGCTGTCAGTAGTAGctgccatttccatttcaATGGCCACTGGGTCTGTGTTTATTGTCAAGTATAGCACAAAATCGAGTGCAGCATATGGCAAGGGAGCTACTGTAGCGGAGGAAGCTATTTCTTCAATCCGTAACACAATTGCTTTTGGAGCCCAGAAGAGACTGGTCGAGAAGTTCGACTCTCATTTGCGAGAAACCATGAAATTCGGTATCTTTAAGGATAGATCATTGACAGCTCTTGTTGCTTGGCTTTGGTCGGTGATATATTTCACGTATGCATTGGCATTCTGGCAGGGATCACGTTTCATTGCCAGTGGTGAGATGAACGTGGGCTCGGTTGTTACAGTCATCATGTCCATGATGATAGGAGCATTCCAACTTGGTCAAATTGCACCATCACTTCAAGCTGTCACTGTGGCACTCTCCTCAGCAAAAACAGTTTTCGAAGCCATTGATAGAGTACCGGTTATTGATAGTGATTCTAATGAGGGCGATataattgaaaatattcagGGCCATATTGAGCTAAAGGATGTTCGATTTGTATATCCGTCGAGACCAGATGTAGAGGTATTGCATAGTCTCGATCTGGAAGTCAAACCTGGTCAGACTGTAGCATTAGTCGGCATGTCTGGATCTGGTAAGTCGACCATTATCGGTCTATTAGAACGATTCTATCAACCGCTTTCTGGTAGCGTGAAGATTGACGGTAGAGATATAAGCGAACTGAACCTGAAATGGCTTAGACAGCAGATTTCCTTGGTATCCCAGGAACCAACACTTTTTGCGGTTAGCATATATGAAAACATTTGCTACGGATTGATCGGGTCACCTTTTGAAAACGCTcctgaagagaagaaacgcGAACTTGTAGTTGAAGCATGTAAGTTTTCCAATGCTTGGGAATTCATCCAGAATCTGACTGACGGATTGGATACCAACGTTGGTGACCGTGGTTTTCTGTTATCAGGAGGCCAGAAACAGCGTATTGCTATTGCCCGTGCCATTATCTCGAATCCGAAGATCTTGCTGTTGGATGAGGCGACATCTGCTCTAGACACCAAGTCTGAAGGAGTTGTCCAGGAAGCTCTTGACCGCGCATCCAAAGACAGAACAACTATTGTCATCGCCCATCGTCTATCTACTATCAAAGATGCTGATAAAATCGTCGTTATGTCTCAGGGAGATGTAGTCGAACAGGGCTCACATCAAGAGTTGTTATCCAAGCAAGGCGTTTACTATGAGCTTGTGCAAGCCCAGTCTATCAGCATGCACATTGAGCATCTAGATGAACCTGTCGCCGAACTATTACCGATACCAGTCAAGCAAGAACCAGAGCCGGTAGTGAAAGACTTGGATGACATTGAAATTTCTGAGTCTTTGTCCAGTATTCCTGCAGTGACTGAGGATTCCAATGTCGAGGTTAAGCGCAATGTATTCCAGCTAATTGGCCTGATTCTTCGATTCAATAACGATGAGAAGAAGTTCATGATTTTAGGAGCTGTTGCCGCTATGTTTACTGGCTTTGGCTATCCATCTCTGTCCATATTATTTGCTAAACTTACCCAAGCTCTTATGGTGACTCCCGAACACTACGGTACCATGCGTCATAAAGTCAATGTTTATACTGGTTACTATTTCATGGTCGGAGTTCTGATGTTTTGCCTTTATCTTGTGATGGTAGGCTGTCTATCCTACTCGGCACAGAAACTTGTCCGAACTATTCGGCTGAGAGTTTTCCGTCAATACTTGCGCATGGATgttgaattttttgatCGGGATGAGAATTCGGCCGGCTCCTTGACTGCAACTTTAGCCAAGGATGCTCAAGCAGTAGAAGGATTTGGCGGTGCCACTCTGGGTCAGATCCTGCAATCCTTTGTAACCCTTTTTGGTGGAATTATCGTTTCTATAGCCTTTAATTGGAGACTGGGCCTTGTTGTAACCGCATGTGTACCCGTGTTGGTGGGATGTGGTTTCACGACAGTGTACGTCATGCTTCAATTGCAAGAGCGAGCAAAGAAAGTTTATGAAAAATCCAGTTCATATGCTTGCGAGAGTATCTCTGCTGTTCGCACGGTTGCTTCATTAACAAGAGAGGATGGTGTCTGGAGGACATACGCGGATAGTGTAGAGGGCCAGGTCAGGCGGTCTCGTGCTGATATAGTGAGGTCGTCTCTTTTGCTTGCTCTTTCTCAAGGGTTGACTCCTTGGGTAATGGGACTGGGCTTTTGGTATGGAACGACTTTGCTGAAAACCTATAGCATCACCTCATTTCAATTCTATGTTTCATTCAGTTCAGTTGTTTTTGGAGCACAGGCAGCAGGTTCTATTTTCTCGTATGCGCCTGATATGGGTAAAGCTCGTCATGCTACCAACAATATCTTTAAAATCTTGGATGTCACACCAAAGATTGACACCTGGTCGTCCGACGGTGAAACTTTAGATGTCGATACTGTAAAGGGAAATGTGGAGTTCCAGAACATATACTTCCGATATCCGACTAGACCACATGTACCTGTTTTACAGGGATTGAATCTCAAAATCGGAACTGGTCAGTATGTCGCTTTGGTTGGTGCATCAGGATGTGGCAAGAGTACTACAATCAATCTCATCGAGAGATTCTATTCTCCATTATCGGGTCGGGTTCTATTAGATGGTCATGATATTTCGAGTTTAAACATTAACGCATATCGAAATCATATTGCCCTTGTACAACAAGAACCAATTCTATACAGCGGCTCGATTAGGGAAAATATCATGCTTGGAATAATGGATGGTCAAAATGCGACCGAGGAAGATATGTATGCTGCTGCCCGCAAAGCCAACATCCACGATTTTATCATGTCACTACCTGATGGGTATGAAACCTTTGCAGGAGCAAAGGGTACGTTATTATCCGGAGGACAAAAGCAACGAATCGCAATTGCTAGAGCACTTATTAGAAATCCAAAAGTGCTGCTATTAGACGAAGCTACATCCGCTCTAGATAGTGAATCTGAAAAGATCGTCCAACAAGCATTGGACGAAGCAGCCAAAGGTCGGACCAcaattgctgttgctcATAGATTGTCAACAATTCAGAAAGCTGATATTATTTACGTGTTTGACGAGGGTAAGATTCTCGAGTCGGGATCCCACCAACAGCTGCTAGCCAATCGCAGTAAGTACTACGAATTGGTGCAAATGCAATCATTACACCAGTGA